In the genome of Flexistipes sinusarabici DSM 4947, one region contains:
- the cydB gene encoding cytochrome d ubiquinol oxidase subunit II, which produces MEAYVFQFIWFGLWGLLWAVYFMLDGFDLGAGMLHPFIAKNDTERRMVINTLGPVWDGNEVWLITAGGATFAAFPTTYAYMFSYLYTPLLIILFALIFRGVSFEFRGKNDSAGWKKGWDFAIFIGSFIPALLFGVAFGNIFQGLPIDAAGYHGNLFTLLNPYGILTGILFVCLFLVHAFLWLSIKATGDLRKRAQKLAKKLWPILLIVAVLFLVHTWFATNLYDNFFAAPAGFVIPVLAVVALLLSYVFMNSSYVKAFYASCVTILMVVFTGIYGLFPNLIPSSIDTAYSLTAINSSSSVYTLKIMTVVVAIFVPIVLIYQIWTYKVFSDPVTEEEIYDEEAEAY; this is translated from the coding sequence ATGGAAGCGTATGTTTTTCAATTTATATGGTTTGGTCTATGGGGACTTTTGTGGGCAGTATATTTTATGCTTGACGGCTTTGATCTTGGAGCTGGAATGCTGCATCCTTTTATTGCAAAAAATGATACAGAAAGACGGATGGTAATAAATACATTGGGACCCGTGTGGGACGGAAATGAGGTATGGTTAATTACCGCAGGAGGTGCTACTTTTGCAGCATTTCCGACCACATATGCCTATATGTTCAGCTATCTTTACACCCCTTTGCTTATTATACTTTTTGCTTTGATTTTCAGAGGTGTTTCATTTGAGTTCAGAGGCAAAAATGATTCGGCAGGATGGAAAAAAGGCTGGGATTTTGCCATCTTTATTGGCAGCTTTATTCCAGCATTGCTGTTTGGTGTGGCTTTCGGAAATATTTTTCAGGGTCTGCCTATAGATGCGGCAGGTTATCATGGAAATCTTTTTACGCTGCTCAATCCATACGGCATTTTAACCGGCATACTTTTTGTCTGCCTGTTTCTTGTTCATGCTTTTTTGTGGCTGTCTATAAAGGCAACGGGTGATTTGAGAAAAAGAGCTCAGAAGCTTGCCAAAAAGCTCTGGCCAATTCTTTTGATTGTAGCGGTTCTTTTTCTTGTTCACACCTGGTTTGCCACAAACCTGTATGATAACTTTTTTGCAGCACCTGCTGGGTTTGTGATACCTGTACTTGCCGTTGTTGCATTGCTCTTAAGTTATGTGTTTATGAATTCATCGTATGTCAAAGCATTCTATGCATCATGTGTTACAATCCTTATGGTGGTTTTTACGGGGATTTACGGGCTGTTTCCTAATCTTATCCCGTCGAGTATCGATACAGCATACAGCTTAACTGCCATAAACTCATCCTCAAGTGTGTATACACTAAAAATTATGACTGTGGTTGTGGCTATTTTTGTTCCCATTGTTCTGATTTATCAAATTTGGACATACAAGGTTTTCAGCGATCCCGTAACGGAAGAAGAAATATATGATGAGGAAGCAGAAGCTTATTAA
- a CDS encoding cytochrome ubiquinol oxidase subunit I, producing MDALMLARLQFAMTAMFHFIFVPLTLGLSVLVAIMETMYVKTGNETYLRMTKFWGKLFLINFALGVVTGITMEFQFGMNWAEYSKYVGDIFGAPLAIEATMAFFLESTFLGVWIFGWKKISKKAHAFAIWMVAIGSNLSALWILIANAWMQHPVGYVIRNNRAELNDFSEVIFSPYAWLKFFHTVMGGYIVGAFFVMGVAAYHILKKNQLDFFKKSFKIAAVFGLVISIGIAVIGDFHAKEVAKTQPSKMAAMESLWQTQENAPIYMFAWPDAENEQNAFEFLLIPGLLSYLAHGDFNAEVTGLKDIPRNERPPVWPTFLTFRLMVCLGFIFIVLSLLAFIYSKKDSLENKRWFLKLMLYAIPLPYIAAQLGWIVAEIGRQPWIVYGVMKTSDAVSKSVTAGQVWMSLIGFFIFYGILAVVDLFLLTKFSKKGPEPEKTA from the coding sequence ATGGATGCTTTAATGCTTGCCAGACTGCAGTTTGCAATGACTGCAATGTTCCATTTTATTTTCGTCCCGTTGACGCTGGGTCTTTCTGTTTTGGTGGCTATTATGGAAACAATGTATGTGAAAACGGGCAATGAGACGTATCTCAGGATGACTAAGTTCTGGGGGAAGCTGTTTTTGATAAATTTTGCCCTCGGCGTTGTCACCGGTATTACTATGGAGTTTCAGTTCGGTATGAATTGGGCGGAATATTCAAAGTATGTGGGCGATATTTTCGGAGCTCCGCTTGCAATTGAAGCCACTATGGCTTTTTTCCTGGAATCCACTTTTCTCGGTGTATGGATTTTCGGGTGGAAAAAGATTTCAAAAAAAGCTCATGCCTTTGCTATCTGGATGGTGGCAATTGGGTCGAATTTGTCAGCATTGTGGATTCTTATCGCAAATGCATGGATGCAACATCCGGTAGGGTATGTTATAAGGAATAACAGAGCAGAGTTAAATGATTTTTCCGAAGTGATTTTTTCACCTTATGCATGGCTTAAGTTTTTTCATACTGTGATGGGCGGTTATATCGTGGGCGCATTTTTTGTAATGGGTGTTGCCGCTTATCATATTTTGAAAAAGAATCAGCTGGATTTTTTCAAAAAATCATTCAAAATTGCTGCTGTTTTCGGTTTGGTTATTTCTATTGGGATAGCTGTTATCGGCGATTTCCATGCCAAAGAAGTGGCAAAAACACAGCCGTCAAAGATGGCTGCTATGGAATCTCTTTGGCAGACTCAGGAGAATGCACCTATATATATGTTTGCATGGCCTGATGCTGAGAATGAGCAAAATGCTTTTGAATTTTTGCTCATCCCAGGTCTTTTGAGTTATCTTGCCCACGGTGATTTTAATGCTGAGGTGACGGGACTGAAGGACATCCCGAGAAATGAAAGGCCTCCTGTGTGGCCTACTTTTCTTACTTTCAGACTGATGGTGTGCCTTGGCTTTATTTTTATAGTTCTCAGCCTGCTGGCTTTTATTTATTCAAAGAAAGATTCTCTGGAGAATAAACGATGGTTTCTGAAGCTTATGCTTTATGCAATACCATTGCCCTATATTGCAGCTCAGCTGGGCTGGATTGTGGCTGAAATCGGTCGCCAGCCCTGGATTGTCTATGGTGTTATGAAAACTTCAGATGCCGTTTCAAAAAGTGTGACGGCAGGCCAGGTATGGATGTCGTTAATAGGCTTTTTTATTTTTTACGGCATTTTAGCTGTTGTTGATTTATTTCTTCTTACAAAGTTTTCCAAAAAAGGCCCTGAGCCTGAGAAAACTGCGTAA
- a CDS encoding DUF4405 domain-containing protein, which produces MLNFRKIVSLVMLLSFIVVVYSGVFLFIVPEGKVAYWVNWQLIGLNKTQYAEVHDVGVLLFLVSSVLHIYLNWNAILNYLKNKSKRIVLFTPNFIAALLITLIFTAGSLYKFPPFDSFLNIATSMDKYWAQEYGTPPFGHAELSGLKSLCSKMNLDFKKAIKLLEDKGITVKDENETLLKISERAGMTPAEVYKIIKPARIEGSEEVPTGLGKMTLGEVCKKYDIDINKALNILKSKGFRVTPESQVKELSEQKGKLPMDIYELIKQ; this is translated from the coding sequence ATGCTAAATTTTAGAAAAATTGTTTCGCTTGTAATGCTGCTGTCATTTATTGTAGTGGTTTATTCAGGTGTGTTTCTTTTTATTGTACCTGAGGGGAAAGTTGCCTATTGGGTGAACTGGCAGCTTATAGGACTTAATAAAACTCAATATGCTGAAGTCCATGACGTGGGGGTTTTATTATTTCTCGTTAGTTCCGTTTTGCATATTTATTTAAATTGGAATGCGATATTGAATTACCTTAAAAACAAATCAAAAAGAATAGTTTTGTTTACGCCAAATTTTATTGCAGCATTGCTGATAACTTTGATTTTTACAGCAGGGAGTCTGTATAAATTTCCGCCTTTTGATAGTTTCTTAAACATTGCCACCAGCATGGATAAATATTGGGCACAAGAATACGGGACACCTCCCTTTGGACATGCCGAACTTTCGGGACTAAAAAGTTTGTGCAGCAAGATGAACTTAGATTTTAAAAAGGCAATAAAACTTCTTGAGGATAAAGGTATAACTGTAAAAGACGAAAATGAAACACTTTTGAAAATATCTGAGAGAGCCGGGATGACCCCTGCTGAAGTGTACAAAATTATAAAGCCGGCCAGGATTGAAGGAAGTGAAGAAGTTCCCACTGGATTGGGAAAAATGACTCTGGGGGAAGTGTGCAAAAAGTATGATATTGATATAAATAAAGCTTTGAACATTTTGAAGAGCAAGGGATTCCGTGTTACCCCTGAATCACAGGTGAAAGAGCTTTCAGAACAAAAAGGAAAGCTGCCTATGGATATCTATGAGCTTATAAAGCAGTAG